In Sphingomonas sp. KC8, the sequence GATACATAAACGCGGCGTTGCAAGATCCGCACCAGTAAAGGATATGGATTCCCGCCTGCGCGGGAATGACGGTTTATGCGCCGGGCGAGCATCTGTTTCGCGTCAATTCCCTGATCAGCGACCGAACAAAAAAAGGCGGCCCCGCAGGACCGCCCTTTTTGTCACAACGATGGGGCGTGCTTACGCCTTGTTGTGGATCGCCGCTGCCGCGCGGAGGATGTCGAGGATCTTGTCCTGCGCCGCCAGTTCGTCGGTCTGTTCCATCGCGCCCAGTTCGCGGGCGAGGCGGCTGGTGGCCGCTTCGAAGATCTGGCGTTCGGAATAGCTCTGTTCGGGCTGATCGTCGGCCCGGAACAGATCGCGCACCACTTCGGCGATCGACACGAGGTCGCCCGAATTGATCTTCGCTTCATATTCCTGTGCGCGGCGCGACCACATCGTGCGCTTGATCTTGGGCTTGCCCTTCAGCGTCTGCAGCGCTTCCTGCAAGGTCACGTTGGACGACAATTTGCGCATGCCAACGGCTTCGGCCTTGTTGGTCGGTACGCGCAGCGTCATGCGTTCTTTTTCGAAACGGAGAACGTAGAGTTCCAGCTTGGCGCCAGCAATTTCCTGGCTTTGCAGTTCGACCACACGGCCAACGCCGTGCTTTGGGTACACCACATAATCGCCGACAACGAAGCTCAGCGCCTTGGCAGCCATCAATTTCGACCTTTCTCTGGAAATGCCGCGAAACCCTGCCCAGTCACGACTCCATCATTGGATTCGCGCCAAGCAGCGGTAAACGTCGGCAAATTCATGCGTCCCGAACGGAGATGCGTGTACAACCGCATCCATCGCGTGGATTGTAACAGATTCGCCAGAAAAAGGCCAGCACTGCGGACAACACTGTCAGCAGGGGCCTTCCGCGCTGCGCAAATGCGTCGCTACGGCAGGGCCGGGCTTAGTCGCCCTGGCCGGGTTCCGCCGAGAAATATTTCTCGAACTTGCCGTCTTCACCCTTATGCTCGTCGGCATCGGCCGGGGCATCGCCCTTGCGGGTGATGTTGGGCCATTGCGCCGAAAAGGTGCTGTTCAGTTCCAGCCACTTTTCCAGGCCGCCTTCGGTGTCGGGCAGGATCGCTTCGGCCGGGCATTCCGGTTCGCAGACGCCGCAGTCGATGCACTCGCTCGGGTTGATGACGAGCATGTTCTCGCCTTCATAGAAGCAGTCGACCGGGCAAACTTCGACACAGTCCATATACTTGCAGCGGATGCAGGCATCGGTGACGACGTAGGTCATGGTCGGTACTCTCTATCTTCGAACGCCGGCCCTGCTATGGCGCGCGCGGCCCCCCGTCAATATTTCCCGTGCATCTGCGAGACGTTCTTAATTGCCGCTGCTGTGCGGCTCCGGGGCGGGGGACAGGTCGGTATAGCATATTCGGGCTTGTGGGGCCGGGCCGCGCCGTTCGGGAATGGCCTCGATCCGGATCACGCGAACCCGCCCGTTGAGCGGGAAGGTCAGCACCTCCCCGACGCGGACCAGCCCATGCGCGCGTTCGATAATCCGTCCCGAAGCCCGCATCCGCCCGGTGGTGATGATCGCCTGCGCCAGGCTGCGCGTTTTCGTAAGCCGGACGAACCACAGATATTTGTCGATGCGAATCGCGTCACTCATCGGCGCGGATCGCGGCCAGCGCGGCGAAGGCGTTGCCGGGCCGCGCCGGTTCGGGCCGGCGGGGGCGGCGTGCGCCGCGCCAAGTCCAGCGCGGGGCGGCGTTGGCGGTTGCCTCGCTTGGCCGGAATCCCAGGGCCAGCATAAGTTGCGCAAAGCTGGCCGGGCGCAGGCCAAGCGACGTCGCCAGCGCCGGATCGGGTGCGAACGCGCCGCGCCCTCTTTCCGTTTCGCTCATCCGCCGGTCATGCGCGATGCGGGCAAGCCGTTCGGCAAGGTCGACCCGCAGCATCTGCGCGCCAAGCGGCCGGTATCCGGCGCGGGCGAAGGCGGCGAACGCGTCGCCATCGGCTGGTGTCGGCAGCGCGGCGGCGCCGGTGGGCGGCAGCGCCGGCATCACCCCATTGTCGAACGCGGCGGCCAGCGCCAGCCGCCAGCGCACCGGTTCGGGTTTCAGCAGCGCCGGAATATAGATGTCGAGCGTGCCGAGCTTCAGCCCCGCCTTGGCCGCTTTCTGGCGCATGTCGCGGTCGACGCCGGCGATGGCCGCGTCCAGCGGCTGGCGCGGGGCGATCCCGCCGGCTTCGGCCAGCGGCGCGTAAAGGCCGCGCAGGGGCGGCGGGACTGTGGGATCGCGCGCGGCGGTCTGGATCGCGGCCAGCGGTTTCAGGACGCGATCGACTTCGAAGGCGATCCAGCGGGCGAGCCGTTCGGCCACGGCCTTGCGATCATCGGGGGCCAGCGCGTCGAGCGCCTTGTACAGCGCGATCCGCGGGGTCAGCAGGTCGCGCCCGCGTTCCAGCCGCGCGACGATATCGCCCCGCCAGAAAATCGCGACGGGGCGGCCCGCATCGGTATCGAGGCTGAACGCCGGGTCGCCGTCGGCTGCCAGCAGCTTCGCTCGCCGCGCCAGTTCGCCGCCCAGCCGCCGTTCGGCCGCCGCCATCAGCCGTTTCATATCGTGGTGGCGCGCCAGGTGATCCGCCTTGAACCGGAACCCTTCCAGCCGGCCGATCGTCTCGCCGTCGACCGCGACCGCGCCGTCTTCGGCCACCGTTACCGGCAGGGCATCCACGCCGCGCGCGCCCAGATCGCGCATCAGCACCGCGGTCCGCCGGTCGACGAAGCGCTGTGTCAGTTTCTGGTGGAGCGCGTCGGACAGTTTTTCTTCGAGCAGGCGGGTGCGTTCGGCCCATTTCGCCTGGTCGGCCAGCCAGTCGGCGCGGTGGGCGATATAGGCCCAGGTCCGGGCCGCCGCGATTCGGTCGGCCAGCGTTTCGACGTCGCCCTGCACACTATCGAGCCGGGCGATCTCGTCGGCAAACCATGGCGCGGGGATATGGCCGGTGCCTTCGCTCAGATGGCGGAAGATCCTGGCGACCAGCCGGCTGTGCGGTTCGGCCCCGGTCTTGCGGAAATCGGGCAGGCCGCACGCCGCCCACAGCCGTTTGACGAGTGTTGCGCCGCGTGCACGGTCGCGCACCCAGCTTTCTTCCGTCAGGCGGCGCAGCACCGCCAGGTCCACCGCTTCCGGGGCCATGCGCAGCACGGGCGATTGCGGCCGCCGTTCCAGTGAACCGGTCAGCGCATCGATGCTGTGGAAATCGGGCGCGCCGTTGCGCCAGTACAGAAAGTCGAGCGGGGGGAAATGGTGATGCTCGATCGCGTCGATCTCTTCTTCCTCGAAACCGCCGCGCCCGCCTTCCACCGCCAGCGTGCCGAAGGTGCCGTCGCGCTGGTGCCGCCCGGCGCGCCCGGCGATCTGCGCCATTTCCGAAACCGTCAGCCGCCGCGCCCGCTTGCCATCGAATTTGCGCAAGCTCGCGAAGGCGACATGGGCGACATCCATATTCAGGCCCATGCCGATCGCGTCGGTGGCGACGAGATAATCGACCTCGCCGGCCTGGAACATCGCCACCTGCGCGTTCCGTGTGCGTGGGGAAAGCGCGCCCATCACCACGGCGGCGCCCCCGCGCAGCCGGCGCAGCATTTCGGCGACGGCGTAAACCTCCTCGGACGAGAAAGCGACGATCACCGATCGCGGCGGCAGGCGCGAAAGCTTGGCCGGCCCTGCATAAGTGAGCGTCGAAAAGCGCGGTCGGCCGATGATTTCGGCATCGGGCACCAGTTGGCGCAGCATCGGCCGCAGCGTTTCCGATCCCAGGATCATCGTTTCGTCGCGGCCGCGTGCGCGCAGCAGGCGATCGGTGAAGACATGGCCGCGTTCGGGGTCCGCGCCCAGTTGCGCTTCGTCCAGCGCCACGAACGCGAATTCGCGGTCGATCGGCATGGATTCGGCGGTGCAGCAGAACCAGCGGGCATGTTCGGGAAGGATCTTTTCCTCGCCGGTGATCAGCGCCACCCGTTCCGGCCCCTTGATCGCGACCACCCGTTCATACACTTCGCGGGCCAGCAGGCGCAGGGGAAAGCCGATCGCGCCACTGGAATGGCCGCACATCCGCTCGATCGCGAGATGGGTTTTGCCCGTGTTGGTCGGGCCAAGGACGGCGACGACCGGTGAGGCAGTGAGGCGCGACATGCCGCCAAGATCGCCTCGCGGGCCGACAAAAACAAGGGGATAGAAGTTCCCGCCGGGTGGTGCGGTTTGTCCCGTTCGTCCCCCGGCTCGCCGCAGCGGGCCGCGAGAAGGCCGGCCTTTAATTTGACTTTAACCCCGATTGGCCAGAGTCCATGGCTCGAACGCATGCGCGATGTAAGCGTGACGGCGGGATTTCGTAACAGCGGCGGGGGCAGCTAGCCTTGTATCAGCGGGACGATGCCGGTTTCGGCCATGGTGGCGGTGCTGCGGCGCTGGTGCCGGGTGGCGGGCTGCGTCGGTCCTTCGGTGTCGCCCCTTCGGTCGAACCCATCCTCACCGGCTGGCGCGCGGCGATCCACGATCTTGATCTGGTGGTCGATCTCGGTTCGCGTCTGGGCACCCGCGAATGGTTTCGTGGGCTGGCCACCTGCCTGGCGCTGTGCGCTGCGCCGATCGCTTTCTTTCCGGATTTCGGGCCGATCCGCGGGGCCGCGCCGGCGCCGATGGCCGAAAGCCAGTGGCAACAGGCGCGCGCGCTGGCGATCACCCCGCTGGGGCTGGGCGCTGATACGGGCCGCCGCATGGCGCCCACCGATGCCGCCGCACCGCTGGCCGATACACCCGAACGGCCGTCGATCGATCTCGTCGCCACGATCGGGCAGGGCGATGGCTTTGCCCGCGTGCTCGAACGCGCCGGGGTCGCCAAGGCCGAGGCGCAGGATGTTGCCCGCATGGTATCCGGCGCGGTCAGCCTGGATGGCATCCGCCCCGGCACGCGCATGGATGTCACGCTGGGCCGCCGCGCCAGCAAGGCATCGGCCCGTCCGCTCGATCATCTCTTGTTCCGCGCCCGCTTCGATCTCAAACTGGGGGTCGAACGGGTGGGTGGCCGCCTCGTGCTCAAGCGCATTCCGATCGCGGTGGATGATACGCCGCTGCGGATCCAGGGTGTCGTCGGCTCCAGCCTGTACCGGGCTGCCCGCGCCAGCGGCGCGCCGGCGGGCGCGGTCGAATCCTATCTCCGCGCGATCGGTAGCCGCATGTCGATCGGCCGGGATGTCCGGTCCAGCGATCGGTTCGACATCATCGTCGAACAGCGCCGCGCCGAAACCGGCGAGGTGGAAATCGGCAAGCTGCTTTATGCCGGGCTGGATCAGGGCCGGCGCCAGACGCGGCTGCTGCAATGGACCAGCGGCGGCAGCACTCAATGGTATGAAGCCTCGGGCGTCGGCGAAACGCGTGGCGTGATGCGCCAGCCCGTTTCCGGGCGGATGACATCGGGTTTCGGCATGCGCCGCCATCCGTTGCTGGGCTATAGCCGCCTGCACAAAGGGCTGGATTTCGGCGCGGCTTATGGTTCGCCGATCGTGGCCGCCACCGACGGCATCGTCGCCATTGCCGGCTGGCATGGCGGACATGGCAAATATGTGAAGATCAACCATGCCGGCGGCATGGGCACGGGATACGGCCATATGAGCCGCATCGTCGCCCGCGTTGGGCAGCGCGTCAGCCAAGGCCAGTTGATCGGCTATGTTGGGTCGACCGGCCTGTCGACCGGCCCGCACCTCCATTACGAAGTCTATAAGAACGGCGTGGCGATCAACCCGAAGTCGATCAGCTTCACCACCACGTCGCAACTGGCCGGCGCCGATCTCGCGCGCTTCCGGGCGACCTTGGGTCGGCTGCTGGCGGTCAAGCCGGGCGCCCCCGCCGCCCCCGTCGCCAAGCCCGAGGCCAGCGCCGAAGCAAAGCTGGCCGCAAAGGCCGCGCCCAAGAGCTAGGCGGTGCGGGCAAGCGGCCATCCTTCTCCCCTCCCTGGAAGGGAGGGGTCGGGGGTGGGTCGCGAGCGGAGCGAGCTTCCTCGGCCTATGCGCTGATCGCCTACGGCGACACCCATCCCCAGCCCCTCCCTTCCAGGGAGGGGAGGAGGAAGCGCTGGCGTCCACTCCCCCGGCCTTCCAGCCATCCGGCCGATCAACCAGCCTTCCCGATAGCCGACGATCCTTCAGGCCGGCATGATCCGCGCCGTTCGGGCAGGGGTCAGCCCACCCGCTCCGCTGCTTCCTCGATCGCATCATAAACCCGGTCCAGTTCGGCCGGGCTGATGCAATAAGGCGGCAGCACATAAACGGTGTTGCCCATCGCGCGCAGCAGCAGGCCGCGATCCCGGAAGAAAGCGGTCAGTTTCGGGCCGAGCGCCGACAGATAATTGCCTTCAGCTACCGCATATTCCATCGCGGTGATCGTGCCCATCTGGCGCTTGGCTGCAATCCGCCCGCGTCCATCGATCCGGGCCAGCCGTTCCGCCTGCATCGCCGCCAGTGCCGTCACCCGTTCGGCCACCGGCTCGTCGCGCCAGATGGCGATGTTGGCGTTGGCCGCCGCACACGCCACCGGGTTGGCGGTGTAGCTCGATGAATGGAAGAACATCCGCGCGCGATCGTCCGAAAGGTGCGCGTCGAAGATCGCCGGCGTCGCCAGGGTCACCGCCAGCGGCAGCGCGCCGCCGGTCAGCCCCTTGGACAGGCACAGGATGTCGGGCGCGATCCCGGCCTGATCGCAGGCGAGCAGTGTGCCGGTGCGGCCCCAGCCGGTCATCACCTCGTCGGCGATGAACAATATGCCGTGCGCGGCGCAGATCGCGCGCATCCGCGCCAGTGTTTCGGCGCCGTAGAACAGCATCCCGCCGGCCCCCAGCACCAGCGGCTCGACGATGAACGCGGCGGGCTTTGCATCGGCGCGGCAGGCCGCCTCCAGCGCATCGAGGCTGGCCTGTTCGTGGCCGACGGCGGGGAAGGGGATCGTGCCGACATCGAACAGCAGCGGTTCATAGGCCCGGTTGTAAACGCCGCGCGCGCCCACCGACATCGCCCCGATCGTATCGCCATGATAGCCATGTTCCAGGACGAGGATGCGGTGGCGCGGTTCGCCCCGGTGCAGCCAGTATCCCAGCGCCATTTTCAGCGCGACTTCCACGCTGGTCGATCCGCTGTCGGAAAAGAACACATGCTCAAGGCCTGCGGGCGTGATGTCGACCAGCGCGCGCGCCAAGGTTTCGGCCGGTTCATGGGTCCACCCGGCGAAGATCAGCTGATCCAGCTGGTCGGTCTGTGCACGGATCGCGGCCTGGATGCGTGGTTCGCAATGGCCGTGGGTGATCACCCACCAGGATGATATCGCGTCGATCCATTCGCGTCCGTCCGCGCCGTACAGCGTGGCGCCCTGCGCCCGCGCGATCAGCGGGATTTCCTCGTTCAGCCCATGCTGGGTGAAGGCGTGCCAGACGGGCGAACTCATGCGAACGCCGCCGGATCGAAGCCGTCGGCAAAGGCCGCGGCCAGCGTGTCGGGGGTCAGCGGATCAAGGTGGGGCAGGCGGCCCAGTCGACGGACCTGGCCGATTGCGGCGATGGTCGCTTCATTATCCTCGTTCGCCGTCCCGATGAACGCGATCCCATGCACCGTGATGCCGCGCGCGCGCAGCGCTTCGATCGAACCCAGGCTGTGGTTGATCGTGCCAAGGCCGGTCCGCGCGCACAGGATCACCGGCAGGCCCCAGCGCGCGAAGATGTCGGCGAACAGGGTCTCGCGGTTCACCGGCACCAGCGGGCCGCCCGCGCCTTCGATCACCAGCGGGCCGGCGCAGGCGGGCGGGGCGAGCGCGTCGGCGTCGATCACCCGCCCTTCCAGTTCGGCGGCGCGGTGGGGTGAAAGCGGGTGGATCAGCCGGTGCGCTTCGGGCAGCACGGGGCGGCCGGCCAGCCGGGCGACGGTGGCGCTGTCGGTTTCTTCGTCCAGCCCGGCCTGCACCGGCTTCCAATAGGTCGCGGCCAGCGCCTGCGTCAGCCCGGCGGCGAAGATGGTCTTGCCGATGCCGGTGTCGGTGCCGGTGACGACGAAGCGGTTCATAGGCTGATGGTCCCGTAGGCGATGGTGTAGGTGACGGTGGCGCCCGCCGCTTCGAACGCGGCCATCGCGCGGCGCAGGGCGGGGGCGGCCACCGGCGGGCGGGCGGCGCGCGGGCGGTGCGCGCCGATCGCGCGCAGGCTTGCCAGGAACGCGCGGGCGTCGTGATGGGCCTCGCGCACGCTTTCCAGCTCCACGGTCGCGCCCATCGCGCGCAGGGCGTCCGCGCTGGGATAGGTGGCCATTGCCGCGCCGCTGCCGGTCGCCGTGCGGTGGGCGTCATCCCATTCGGCGAAGCTGCCTTCGGCCATCGTCGCGAAAGCCAGCGTGCCGCCGGGATTCAACAGCGCCGTCAGCCGCTCCAGCGCGGCGGGCAGATCGGTGAACCACTGGAACGCAAAGCTCGAACAGATCAGGTCAAACCGCCCGTCCACCGCCGGATGTTCGCCATCGACGACGGCATAGGCCACCTGTTGGATTGGGCCGATGCGCGCCGCGCACCGCTTCAGCATCGCCGGGGCGATGTCGGTCAGCAGCCAGTCGCCCTGCGGGATGCGGGCGATCAGCGCCTGCGAAAGCAGACCGGTGCCGCAGCCGATCTCCAATATGCGCAGGGGCCGGGGCAAGGGCAGCGCCGCGATCCGTTCGGCCAGCCGGGATGCCGCATAGGCCTGGACCCGCGCTGCCTCATCATAGGCGTCGGCCCCGTCGAACGCGCGTGCGACCGCGATGATCACGCCAGCGCCTTCAGCGTGTTGGATAAGGCGGTGATGTCTTCGGTTCCCACATTGAGTGTCAACGAGACCCTCAACCGCGATGTCCCCGCCGGCACCGTCGGC encodes:
- the bioD gene encoding dethiobiotin synthase — its product is MNRFVVTGTDTGIGKTIFAAGLTQALAATYWKPVQAGLDEETDSATVARLAGRPVLPEAHRLIHPLSPHRAAELEGRVIDADALAPPACAGPLVIEGAGGPLVPVNRETLFADIFARWGLPVILCARTGLGTINHSLGSIEALRARGITVHGIAFIGTANEDNEATIAAIGQVRRLGRLPHLDPLTPDTLAAAFADGFDPAAFA
- the fdxA gene encoding ferredoxin FdxA, whose protein sequence is MTYVVTDACIRCKYMDCVEVCPVDCFYEGENMLVINPSECIDCGVCEPECPAEAILPDTEGGLEKWLELNSTFSAQWPNITRKGDAPADADEHKGEDGKFEKYFSAEPGQGD
- a CDS encoding CarD family transcriptional regulator, coding for MAAKALSFVVGDYVVYPKHGVGRVVELQSQEIAGAKLELYVLRFEKERMTLRVPTNKAEAVGMRKLSSNVTLQEALQTLKGKPKIKRTMWSRRAQEYEAKINSGDLVSIAEVVRDLFRADDQPEQSYSERQIFEAATSRLARELGAMEQTDELAAQDKILDILRAAAAIHNKA
- a CDS encoding helicase-related protein, which gives rise to MSRLTASPVVAVLGPTNTGKTHLAIERMCGHSSGAIGFPLRLLAREVYERVVAIKGPERVALITGEEKILPEHARWFCCTAESMPIDREFAFVALDEAQLGADPERGHVFTDRLLRARGRDETMILGSETLRPMLRQLVPDAEIIGRPRFSTLTYAGPAKLSRLPPRSVIVAFSSEEVYAVAEMLRRLRGGAAVVMGALSPRTRNAQVAMFQAGEVDYLVATDAIGMGLNMDVAHVAFASLRKFDGKRARRLTVSEMAQIAGRAGRHQRDGTFGTLAVEGGRGGFEEEEIDAIEHHHFPPLDFLYWRNGAPDFHSIDALTGSLERRPQSPVLRMAPEAVDLAVLRRLTEESWVRDRARGATLVKRLWAACGLPDFRKTGAEPHSRLVARIFRHLSEGTGHIPAPWFADEIARLDSVQGDVETLADRIAAARTWAYIAHRADWLADQAKWAERTRLLEEKLSDALHQKLTQRFVDRRTAVLMRDLGARGVDALPVTVAEDGAVAVDGETIGRLEGFRFKADHLARHHDMKRLMAAAERRLGGELARRAKLLAADGDPAFSLDTDAGRPVAIFWRGDIVARLERGRDLLTPRIALYKALDALAPDDRKAVAERLARWIAFEVDRVLKPLAAIQTAARDPTVPPPLRGLYAPLAEAGGIAPRQPLDAAIAGVDRDMRQKAAKAGLKLGTLDIYIPALLKPEPVRWRLALAAAFDNGVMPALPPTGAAALPTPADGDAFAAFARAGYRPLGAQMLRVDLAERLARIAHDRRMSETERGRGAFAPDPALATSLGLRPASFAQLMLALGFRPSEATANAAPRWTWRGARRPRRPEPARPGNAFAALAAIRADE
- a CDS encoding RNA-binding S4 domain-containing protein — translated: MSDAIRIDKYLWFVRLTKTRSLAQAIITTGRMRASGRIIERAHGLVRVGEVLTFPLNGRVRVIRIEAIPERRGPAPQARICYTDLSPAPEPHSSGN
- a CDS encoding methyltransferase, translated to MIIAVARAFDGADAYDEAARVQAYAASRLAERIAALPLPRPLRILEIGCGTGLLSQALIARIPQGDWLLTDIAPAMLKRCAARIGPIQQVAYAVVDGEHPAVDGRFDLICSSFAFQWFTDLPAALERLTALLNPGGTLAFATMAEGSFAEWDDAHRTATGSGAAMATYPSADALRAMGATVELESVREAHHDARAFLASLRAIGAHRPRAARPPVAAPALRRAMAAFEAAGATVTYTIAYGTISL
- a CDS encoding adenosylmethionine--8-amino-7-oxononanoate transaminase, encoding MSSPVWHAFTQHGLNEEIPLIARAQGATLYGADGREWIDAISSWWVITHGHCEPRIQAAIRAQTDQLDQLIFAGWTHEPAETLARALVDITPAGLEHVFFSDSGSTSVEVALKMALGYWLHRGEPRHRILVLEHGYHGDTIGAMSVGARGVYNRAYEPLLFDVGTIPFPAVGHEQASLDALEAACRADAKPAAFIVEPLVLGAGGMLFYGAETLARMRAICAAHGILFIADEVMTGWGRTGTLLACDQAGIAPDILCLSKGLTGGALPLAVTLATPAIFDAHLSDDRARMFFHSSSYTANPVACAAANANIAIWRDEPVAERVTALAAMQAERLARIDGRGRIAAKRQMGTITAMEYAVAEGNYLSALGPKLTAFFRDRGLLLRAMGNTVYVLPPYCISPAELDRVYDAIEEAAERVG
- a CDS encoding M23 family metallopeptidase, translating into MYQRDDAGFGHGGGAAALVPGGGLRRSFGVAPSVEPILTGWRAAIHDLDLVVDLGSRLGTREWFRGLATCLALCAAPIAFFPDFGPIRGAAPAPMAESQWQQARALAITPLGLGADTGRRMAPTDAAAPLADTPERPSIDLVATIGQGDGFARVLERAGVAKAEAQDVARMVSGAVSLDGIRPGTRMDVTLGRRASKASARPLDHLLFRARFDLKLGVERVGGRLVLKRIPIAVDDTPLRIQGVVGSSLYRAARASGAPAGAVESYLRAIGSRMSIGRDVRSSDRFDIIVEQRRAETGEVEIGKLLYAGLDQGRRQTRLLQWTSGGSTQWYEASGVGETRGVMRQPVSGRMTSGFGMRRHPLLGYSRLHKGLDFGAAYGSPIVAATDGIVAIAGWHGGHGKYVKINHAGGMGTGYGHMSRIVARVGQRVSQGQLIGYVGSTGLSTGPHLHYEVYKNGVAINPKSISFTTTSQLAGADLARFRATLGRLLAVKPGAPAAPVAKPEASAEAKLAAKAAPKS